Proteins found in one Synechococcus sp. LA31 genomic segment:
- a CDS encoding alpha/beta fold hydrolase: MTTLVYPPEWQKSWEWKGLRMSFIQTPDQPSRPSGQGATVLIHGFGACKEHWRHTVPALLEQQQVIAIDLVGFGATDKPASRLKSETARQGWRYGIDSWAEQVVALVKHLQLGPVQLVGNSIGGVVALAAAQQLEQQGDPVAQVVLIDCAQRNLDDKRLAEQPPLRRWGRPLLKSLVRQRWFTRVVFRSVVQRGVIRKVLLQAYPSGRNVDEQLIDILITPAQQSGADEAFHGFINLFDDRLAPEILETLHTPVAMIWGEKDPWEPIAEAERWLRFPCVKSLHRLPGLGHCPHDEDPGAVNDTLKTLLTQVDQPTC, translated from the coding sequence ATGACGACGTTGGTGTACCCACCGGAATGGCAGAAAAGTTGGGAATGGAAAGGGCTGCGGATGAGCTTCATTCAAACCCCCGACCAACCATCGCGCCCGTCCGGGCAGGGAGCGACAGTACTCATCCACGGATTCGGTGCCTGTAAGGAGCACTGGAGACATACCGTTCCAGCCCTGCTGGAGCAGCAACAGGTGATCGCAATCGATCTCGTTGGGTTTGGAGCCACTGACAAGCCAGCCTCACGACTCAAATCAGAGACAGCACGGCAGGGGTGGCGCTACGGCATCGATAGCTGGGCCGAACAGGTGGTTGCGCTCGTAAAGCATCTCCAACTAGGGCCCGTGCAACTGGTCGGGAACTCGATCGGTGGCGTTGTGGCTCTCGCAGCTGCACAGCAACTTGAGCAGCAGGGCGATCCCGTTGCTCAGGTGGTGCTGATCGACTGTGCCCAGCGCAACCTTGACGACAAACGACTGGCTGAGCAACCGCCGCTGCGACGCTGGGGTCGCCCTCTGCTGAAATCACTGGTGCGCCAACGCTGGTTCACACGCGTCGTGTTCCGGTCGGTGGTGCAGAGAGGCGTGATCAGAAAAGTGTTACTGCAAGCGTATCCGTCTGGGCGCAATGTGGATGAACAGCTGATTGACATCCTGATCACACCGGCCCAACAAAGCGGTGCTGATGAGGCTTTTCATGGCTTCATCAATCTGTTCGACGACCGCCTAGCTCCTGAGATCCTTGAAACACTGCATACCCCTGTTGCGATGATCTGGGGGGAAAAAGACCCCTGGGAGCCCATCGCTGAAGCCGAGCGATGGCTGAGGTTCCCTTGCGTCAAAAGCCTGCATCGCCTACCTGGACTGGGGCATTGTCCACACGACGAAGACCCCGGGGCCGTGAACGACACTCTCAAAACCCTGCTCACCCAAGTGGACCAACCCACGTGCTGA
- a CDS encoding MinD/ParA family protein: MAHILAIHSFRGGTGKSNLSANMATALALQGKRVAVFDTDLASPGVHVLFGFTAQPGDATLNDFLQEDAPILRCAHEVTPEPVKRAKGHIWLVPGSMDSDRIARLLREGYEVERLNDAMFALIDELNLDVVLVDTHPGINEETLLSTAIADCLFMVMRPDSQDYLGTAVAVEVAQQLDVAEIRIVVNKLPSHYDPETVREKVLASYNTEIGAVLPLSEDLLTLASGGLAVLAYPNHPWSSEVNQLAKTLTQDIFT, from the coding sequence ATGGCGCACATCCTGGCGATCCACTCCTTCAGAGGCGGTACCGGTAAATCCAACCTCTCCGCAAACATGGCTACAGCCCTGGCTCTGCAGGGCAAGCGGGTTGCTGTGTTCGATACCGATCTGGCGTCTCCAGGGGTGCATGTCTTGTTCGGGTTCACCGCGCAGCCAGGTGACGCGACCCTGAATGATTTTCTTCAGGAAGACGCTCCGATCCTCCGATGTGCTCATGAGGTGACACCCGAGCCCGTGAAGCGCGCCAAGGGGCACATCTGGTTGGTGCCCGGCTCTATGGACAGTGATCGAATTGCTCGACTGCTTCGTGAGGGCTACGAAGTTGAGCGACTCAATGACGCCATGTTCGCGTTGATTGATGAGCTCAATCTGGATGTTGTTCTAGTTGATACCCATCCTGGTATTAATGAAGAAACTCTCTTGTCAACCGCAATTGCCGACTGCCTATTCATGGTCATGCGGCCTGATAGTCAGGATTACCTGGGCACTGCTGTTGCTGTGGAAGTGGCGCAGCAGCTTGATGTGGCAGAGATTCGTATTGTTGTTAATAAGCTCCCTTCGCATTATGACCCCGAGACCGTTCGTGAGAAGGTGCTCGCGAGTTACAACACTGAAATTGGCGCCGTTCTTCCGTTGAGCGAAGACCTGCTTACGCTTGCCAGCGGTGGTCTGGCTGTGCTGGCCTACCCCAATCATCCTTGGAGTTCAGAGGTGAACCAGCTAGCTAAAACTCTGACCCAAGATATTTTCACCTAG
- a CDS encoding Rieske 2Fe-2S domain-containing protein, protein MALSSAVNHQPLAIPFEGGELVANRTQQGSVVVRRARCAHRGCSLSGGWIKNGHLTCPYHGWQYDDSGQCVHIPALRQEESIPARARVEALPAQEAHGLVWVWIAGEHAQPTTGVEAIPELELPGMTHQPSADLSYTFQTHFSRSIENGIDPTHAPFTHGGSIGKVDTTANLVFPTYEVAQTERTLFSRMPIKVKKLRGIAKWLLRGDAEDIYKAYRFVYPNLLLSLVNFGRFTLVSLQAHVPTGGTSTLMLSTNSRNFLRNKPLLTSWFNRVTVKTGDKIALEDDDVIKTQNPPSVAFKGSNDILVASDLILIEFRKMMSKRMQTNRKE, encoded by the coding sequence ATGGCGCTCTCAAGCGCTGTGAATCATCAACCCCTGGCAATACCGTTCGAGGGCGGAGAACTAGTTGCCAACCGAACTCAGCAAGGGTCAGTGGTGGTGCGGCGAGCACGCTGCGCCCATCGCGGCTGCTCACTCAGCGGTGGGTGGATCAAGAACGGACATCTCACCTGCCCGTATCACGGCTGGCAATACGATGACAGTGGACAGTGTGTCCACATTCCCGCCCTGCGTCAGGAGGAGTCGATTCCCGCGCGTGCACGTGTAGAGGCGCTGCCCGCCCAAGAGGCCCACGGGCTGGTTTGGGTATGGATCGCTGGTGAACATGCTCAGCCAACAACGGGGGTTGAGGCGATCCCCGAACTAGAGCTACCAGGGATGACCCACCAACCCAGTGCTGATCTGAGTTACACATTTCAAACGCACTTCAGCCGCAGCATCGAGAACGGAATAGATCCAACCCACGCTCCGTTTACCCACGGAGGCAGCATTGGCAAAGTCGACACCACAGCTAATCTTGTCTTCCCCACCTATGAGGTGGCGCAAACGGAACGAACCTTGTTTTCACGGATGCCGATCAAGGTGAAGAAGCTCCGGGGCATCGCCAAATGGCTACTACGAGGTGACGCTGAAGACATTTACAAGGCCTACCGATTTGTCTACCCTAACTTATTGCTTTCACTGGTGAACTTCGGCCGTTTCACGCTGGTGTCACTTCAAGCTCACGTTCCCACCGGAGGCACCAGCACATTGATGCTATCCACCAACTCGAGGAACTTCCTGCGGAATAAACCATTACTGACAAGCTGGTTCAATCGTGTCACCGTGAAAACAGGAGACAAGATTGCCCTGGAAGACGACGACGTAATCAAGACTCAGAACCCGCCGAGCGTAGCCTTCAAGGGATCGAACGACATCTTGGTCGCATCTGACCTAATTCTCATTGAGTTCAGGAAGATGATGAGCAAGCGCATGCAAACCAACCGCAAGGAGTGA
- a CDS encoding MFS transporter: protein MLKKLHTPIGLVFTTLFLDKLGENIVYPLLPFILAAYKPDALTLGLVASVGTLCAVLTGPIAGALSDALGRRPVILICIAINLISLLMFGWAGSLAMVFTSRALNGVGSSTMGTLQAYITDISTPENRAKNLGVSGAAFGLGAIAGPALGGGLVGLGASVPIFVAAALSGYNLLSASMLLRESLPVAERQAPRWSALNIVAPVLQLVTRPGINRISLAFAAFNLSFSAFTSLLVLALKDQFGWNPGQTSGLFVVVGVTLTYVQVALIAKAVKRWGEWEVNRYGMGLVALGVMTIPAAQILGPWAASMVVFGGVLLATGAAFVIPTARSLVSGMVSQRNQGVTLGSLASLTGIASAAGPVAAGWLYDQSSLTSFAFEAGACLLGMVLLGRAPGAHPLASESSAS from the coding sequence GTGCTGAAGAAACTGCATACTCCGATCGGCCTGGTCTTCACCACGCTGTTTCTGGACAAGCTCGGAGAAAACATTGTTTATCCCCTGCTTCCTTTCATCCTTGCTGCGTACAAACCCGATGCACTGACCCTTGGCCTTGTGGCCTCTGTGGGAACGCTGTGCGCGGTACTGACAGGGCCAATCGCCGGTGCGCTCAGCGACGCCCTTGGGCGTAGGCCGGTGATTCTGATCTGTATTGCCATCAACCTGATCTCTCTGTTGATGTTTGGCTGGGCTGGAAGCCTGGCGATGGTGTTCACCTCACGTGCCCTCAATGGTGTGGGGAGTTCAACGATGGGAACGCTGCAGGCCTACATCACCGACATTTCAACGCCCGAAAATCGGGCCAAAAATCTTGGAGTTAGTGGCGCAGCCTTCGGACTCGGAGCGATTGCGGGGCCTGCACTTGGTGGTGGGCTCGTAGGTCTTGGTGCGTCAGTCCCCATTTTTGTAGCCGCAGCTCTCTCGGGTTACAACCTGCTTTCGGCATCAATGCTTCTGCGTGAGTCGCTGCCCGTTGCCGAACGGCAAGCCCCCCGCTGGAGTGCTCTGAACATCGTGGCTCCAGTGCTGCAGTTAGTGACGCGGCCAGGAATTAATAGAATTTCACTGGCATTTGCAGCCTTCAATCTCTCGTTCTCTGCCTTTACTAGCTTGCTGGTTCTTGCTTTGAAAGATCAATTCGGGTGGAACCCCGGGCAGACCAGCGGGCTATTTGTGGTGGTGGGTGTGACACTCACCTACGTTCAAGTTGCTCTGATTGCCAAAGCCGTGAAGCGCTGGGGTGAATGGGAGGTCAACCGCTATGGCATGGGGTTGGTTGCCCTTGGTGTGATGACCATCCCAGCAGCCCAGATCCTGGGGCCATGGGCTGCTTCGATGGTTGTATTCGGTGGAGTCTTGCTGGCTACCGGCGCCGCCTTCGTGATTCCCACTGCACGAAGCCTTGTGTCAGGCATGGTCAGTCAGCGCAACCAGGGGGTCACCCTGGGCAGCCTGGCCTCGCTCACGGGTATTGCCAGTGCAGCTGGGCCTGTTGCCGCGGGCTGGCTTTACGACCAATCCTCACTCACGAGTTTCGCGTTTGAAGCTGGCGCATGCCTTCTGGGAATGGTGTTGCTGGGGCGAGCTCCAGGCGCACATCCTTTGGCCTCAGAATCCAGCGCAAGCTAA
- a CDS encoding ATP-binding cassette domain-containing protein yields MNNIVIQTEGLSHSYGEGALKSQILHQLSFHVNAGEVTLLVGPSGSGKSTLLTLIGALRSVEEGSLQVLGEELMGASERARMHIRRRIGFIFQSHNLVSSLTVLQNVQLLLQLKEPNQSKRVQKASELLEAVGLSHRLHHYPDELSGGQRQRVAIARALAPEPELVLADEPTASLDSKSGQDVVELLGNLCRNRGSAVLLVTHDLRLLKDADKIWKIEDGRVASWQPDPSQLNTH; encoded by the coding sequence ATGAATAACATCGTGATACAAACTGAGGGTCTATCCCATAGTTACGGGGAAGGAGCACTGAAATCGCAGATCCTGCATCAGCTGAGTTTCCACGTCAATGCAGGAGAAGTCACACTACTCGTTGGCCCATCGGGAAGCGGGAAAAGTACCCTACTAACTCTCATCGGTGCCTTAAGAAGTGTTGAAGAAGGATCACTTCAGGTCCTCGGGGAAGAGCTCATGGGAGCCAGCGAAAGAGCCAGGATGCACATCCGGCGGCGCATCGGCTTTATTTTCCAAAGCCACAACCTTGTTTCATCACTCACGGTGCTGCAGAACGTGCAGTTGTTGCTGCAACTCAAGGAGCCCAATCAGTCGAAGCGAGTCCAGAAAGCTTCAGAGCTGCTGGAGGCAGTGGGCCTGTCGCATCGGCTACATCATTACCCTGACGAACTCTCCGGAGGGCAGCGTCAGCGCGTAGCCATTGCACGCGCACTGGCTCCTGAACCAGAACTAGTGCTGGCCGATGAACCCACGGCGTCACTTGACAGTAAATCAGGGCAAGATGTCGTGGAATTGCTGGGAAACCTCTGCCGGAACCGAGGCAGCGCAGTGCTGTTGGTGACCCATGATCTCAGACTGTTGAAGGATGCCGACAAAATCTGGAAAATTGAAGATGGCAGAGTTGCGAGCTGGCAACCAGACCCATCCCAGCTGAACACTCACTGA
- a CDS encoding cyclic nucleotide-binding domain-containing protein, with translation MRRITVPSGDYVYRVDEPSTSLFVVRSGKIELTTPYPETGEGVDATHGPGYVFGEVEIIDRRSRTSNARAATDVNLIEIEQEELMDILYTHPEKSLVLGKGTFERLKELFSEESLESELARLREEMQISIRQAVVAHESRVVKSHNGMAAIAVPIVLMVILAIGAYWFFHRA, from the coding sequence ATGCGTCGCATCACTGTCCCGTCTGGTGATTACGTTTACAGGGTGGATGAGCCAAGTACATCCCTCTTTGTGGTGCGCTCTGGAAAAATCGAGCTCACTACTCCCTATCCAGAGACAGGGGAGGGTGTCGATGCCACCCATGGACCGGGTTACGTCTTTGGTGAAGTCGAAATCATTGATCGTCGTAGTCGTACGTCCAATGCGCGAGCAGCAACTGATGTGAATCTGATCGAGATTGAGCAAGAAGAGCTGATGGATATTCTTTATACTCACCCAGAGAAGAGCCTGGTGCTCGGCAAGGGAACATTTGAGCGCCTCAAGGAGTTGTTCAGCGAAGAGTCCTTGGAGTCAGAGCTTGCGCGTCTACGGGAGGAGATGCAGATCAGTATTCGTCAAGCGGTGGTTGCGCACGAGTCTCGTGTTGTTAAGAGCCACAATGGGATGGCCGCGATCGCTGTTCCCATTGTATTGATGGTTATTCTCGCGATTGGTGCTTACTGGTTCTTCCACCGAGCGTAA
- a CDS encoding TolC family protein, whose product MPATFLAACLAASGVARAAEPKPLPSTADVESLGAGWPSQKPLPLEEFQPIPVEQLGNLDLESAVQLSDRRNPVVRQSYEELVATQNALGAAYATWWPVINATLNGGMYGETAFYNYPGALTGVGAPADGNPYASQRGFSGSYFQSLSQFDIAWNVFDPARTPSIWKNKYLVRQSVDSYVIARRDNRLRTKEAYIQLQRSVAKIETGRDLVDNDQRLLTLAKSRVRFGVASQLDVAKQITVLKSDQVNLVNAIGTAEEAQADLAERLNEVKAAQILLSQELAPLGVWSASLEDTIQSALQYRKVIEQQLAEVKVNEAQAQIDLSIYRPTIALVNTLYWNKGVGYTSIGPPWVSEARSDLWNGSTLLQITFTGFDGGQARMTAAASRRRARAAEAGFQQAVNQVRRDVQAFYAQVKQGREAVVLASQRANAASEALRLQSLRFNAGYGNITDVVQAQQDLTGAVSDYIDQLADYNISLVSLSRASGLTYQEDPSLLQEIGNPLSKLRIPRLTPVSKPSFPGS is encoded by the coding sequence ATGCCTGCCACCTTCCTGGCTGCTTGTCTTGCTGCTTCTGGTGTTGCCCGTGCTGCTGAGCCAAAGCCGTTGCCCAGCACCGCTGATGTGGAATCGCTCGGTGCTGGCTGGCCAAGCCAGAAGCCCCTCCCACTTGAAGAGTTCCAGCCCATCCCTGTTGAGCAGCTAGGCAATCTCGATCTCGAATCGGCTGTTCAGCTGTCTGATCGTCGCAATCCTGTTGTGCGTCAAAGCTATGAAGAGCTTGTTGCGACTCAAAATGCTTTGGGAGCTGCCTATGCCACCTGGTGGCCAGTGATCAATGCCACGCTCAATGGAGGCATGTACGGGGAGACTGCTTTCTACAACTACCCTGGTGCTCTAACGGGTGTAGGCGCGCCCGCCGACGGCAATCCCTATGCCAGCCAGCGCGGCTTCAGTGGCAGCTATTTCCAGAGTCTCAGCCAATTTGATATCGCCTGGAATGTCTTTGACCCTGCTCGCACCCCTTCGATCTGGAAGAATAAATATCTTGTCCGTCAATCTGTCGATTCTTATGTGATTGCTCGTCGCGATAACCGGCTCCGAACAAAAGAGGCTTATATCCAGCTCCAGCGCTCTGTCGCCAAGATTGAGACTGGTCGTGATTTGGTTGATAATGATCAGCGACTTCTCACTTTGGCGAAGTCAAGGGTTCGCTTTGGCGTTGCATCCCAGCTGGATGTCGCTAAACAGATTACGGTTCTCAAGAGTGATCAAGTCAATCTTGTTAACGCGATTGGTACTGCCGAAGAGGCACAGGCCGATTTGGCGGAGCGCCTGAACGAAGTCAAGGCGGCTCAGATTCTGTTATCTCAAGAGCTTGCGCCTCTGGGGGTCTGGAGCGCCAGTCTCGAAGACACGATTCAATCTGCTTTGCAATATCGCAAAGTGATCGAGCAGCAGCTTGCAGAAGTAAAAGTGAATGAAGCGCAAGCTCAGATTGACCTTTCGATCTACAGGCCAACCATTGCCCTGGTGAATACACTGTATTGGAATAAAGGTGTTGGCTATACGTCTATTGGGCCTCCTTGGGTCTCAGAGGCGCGTTCTGATTTGTGGAATGGTTCTACTCTTTTGCAGATCACGTTCACTGGTTTTGATGGTGGCCAAGCCAGGATGACCGCCGCCGCATCACGGCGTCGTGCGCGAGCGGCTGAAGCTGGTTTTCAGCAGGCCGTCAACCAGGTCAGGCGAGATGTACAAGCCTTTTACGCACAGGTGAAACAAGGTCGTGAAGCCGTTGTGCTTGCCTCGCAGCGGGCTAACGCAGCCAGCGAAGCACTTCGTTTGCAGTCCTTACGCTTTAATGCTGGCTATGGAAATATCACTGATGTTGTGCAGGCACAGCAAGATCTAACCGGCGCTGTTAGTGACTATATAGACCAGCTGGCTGATTACAACATCTCTCTTGTGAGCCTCTCTCGGGCCAGCGGCCTCACTTATCAAGAGGATCCCTCACTCCTTCAGGAGATCGGTAATCCGTTGTCGAAACTGAGGATCCCGCGATTGACGCCGGTCTCAAAGCCATCTTTCCCAGGCAGTTAG
- a CDS encoding HlyD family efflux transporter periplasmic adaptor subunit, translated as MAVSTPRRQPIQILKKRPWLTLLVVGGLGFGGWNLLKPKPVPKPPAPIVQVVTAQGRLIPEGGLVNLSIPAGTAGGNEVVQRWLVSEGATIRKGQLLAELSSYPQLQAALDRAEANLKATRSLLPFLIISRDKGEQLFDEGAVSEEEYGKAVATVTTRKADIIGSEAAVQEARLKLAAAQIRSPLDGTLIRIYSWPGMKETSDGLALIGRTGKMQVWAQVFQSDIAKIRPGQTATIKPETGDFLTTMNGTVEAIIGNVSERDLFATNANNDVNARVVLVKLDLDPQYQSQVEQLSGMNVTVRFK; from the coding sequence ATGGCTGTCTCGACACCACGGCGACAGCCGATCCAGATCCTCAAGAAACGACCCTGGCTAACGCTTCTGGTGGTCGGAGGGCTTGGGTTTGGAGGCTGGAACCTGCTCAAACCAAAGCCAGTCCCGAAGCCACCTGCTCCGATCGTGCAGGTGGTGACAGCGCAGGGGCGGTTAATTCCTGAGGGAGGCCTTGTCAATCTCTCCATCCCTGCAGGAACCGCTGGTGGCAATGAGGTTGTGCAGCGTTGGCTCGTGAGTGAAGGTGCGACCATCCGGAAGGGACAGCTTCTCGCCGAGCTCAGTAGCTACCCGCAGCTGCAGGCGGCCCTAGATCGGGCTGAAGCGAACCTAAAGGCCACACGGTCACTCCTACCCTTCCTGATCATTAGTCGCGACAAAGGCGAACAACTCTTTGATGAAGGCGCTGTATCCGAAGAGGAATACGGGAAAGCGGTAGCAACCGTAACCACCAGAAAAGCCGATATCATCGGAAGTGAGGCTGCTGTGCAAGAGGCACGACTCAAGCTGGCTGCCGCTCAAATCCGATCTCCATTAGATGGAACTCTGATCCGCATCTACAGCTGGCCTGGGATGAAGGAAACGAGCGACGGGCTCGCTTTGATTGGCCGTACGGGAAAGATGCAAGTGTGGGCTCAGGTTTTCCAAAGCGATATCGCAAAAATACGGCCCGGCCAAACCGCAACCATCAAACCTGAAACGGGCGACTTTCTGACAACCATGAATGGCACCGTGGAAGCCATCATTGGGAATGTTTCGGAAAGAGATTTGTTCGCAACAAATGCCAACAACGATGTTAACGCTCGAGTTGTTCTCGTAAAGCTAGATCTTGATCCCCAATACCAATCACAGGTGGAGCAACTGAGCGGCATGAACGTAACCGTGCGCTTCAAGTGA
- a CDS encoding phytoene synthase, protein MSVALCHDGGRSPASVVLPTLPEAYEQCRQETARWAKTFYLGTLLMPPAKRRAIWAIYVWCRRTDELMDSAEAQQQPVEELARRLDAWEARTRDLFNGEISDGLDLVMRDTLDRYPQPLQPYLDMIEGQRMDLHQHRYGTFADLKLYCYRVAGTVGLMTQEVMGLDPAYTSAPWSESPDTSDAAVALGIANQLTNILRDVGEDRGRGRIYLPQEDLERFSYSEEELMRGELNDNWRSMMRFQVERARSWFARSETGVRWLGPDARWPVWASLRLYRGILDVIEQANYDVFNHRAFVPRAGKLLDLPLSFVISQAR, encoded by the coding sequence ATGAGTGTCGCGCTCTGCCACGATGGCGGTCGTTCTCCCGCTTCCGTGGTGCTTCCCACCCTGCCTGAGGCCTATGAGCAGTGCCGCCAGGAGACGGCTCGGTGGGCGAAGACCTTTTACCTCGGAACCTTGCTGATGCCCCCGGCCAAGCGTCGGGCGATCTGGGCCATCTACGTCTGGTGCAGGCGCACCGATGAGCTCATGGACAGTGCGGAAGCACAACAGCAACCTGTTGAGGAGCTTGCTCGACGCCTCGATGCGTGGGAGGCGCGAACGCGTGATTTGTTCAACGGTGAGATCAGTGACGGCCTTGATCTGGTCATGCGGGATACCCTCGATCGCTATCCACAGCCGCTTCAGCCGTATTTGGACATGATTGAAGGCCAACGGATGGATCTTCATCAGCATCGCTATGGCACGTTTGCTGATCTCAAGCTCTACTGCTATCGAGTTGCTGGAACTGTGGGCCTAATGACTCAAGAAGTGATGGGCTTGGATCCGGCCTATACATCAGCGCCCTGGAGTGAATCTCCAGACACATCTGATGCTGCCGTTGCCTTGGGAATTGCCAATCAGCTCACCAATATCCTGCGCGATGTGGGTGAAGATCGTGGCCGCGGAAGGATTTATTTGCCACAGGAAGACTTGGAGCGTTTTTCCTACAGTGAGGAAGAGCTGATGCGCGGTGAGCTCAATGATAATTGGCGATCCATGATGCGTTTCCAGGTTGAACGAGCGCGTTCTTGGTTTGCTCGTTCCGAAACTGGTGTTCGCTGGCTGGGTCCCGACGCTCGCTGGCCAGTGTGGGCGTCTCTTCGCTTGTATCGAGGCATCCTTGATGTGATCGAACAAGCTAATTATGATGTGTTTAATCATCGTGCTTTTGTTCCAAGAGCTGGGAAGCTACTTGATTTACCTTTGTCCTTCGTGATCTCACAAGCCCGATGA
- the devC gene encoding ABC transporter permease DevC, translated as MTSIKRLIGRLSLSDLPMAWLQLKRQPVRYLVAVVGIGFAALLMYMQIGFQSGLLTSATTFYEALNADLVLISPGTLNSGSFEQFPQSLLFRSLGVGGVKEAIPLYIANISVQRLGDIKPTSLRLIGFAPDDKALDLPAVNDQISLIKTPGYVLFDELGNNNTGPITEAVESNGSQFLSLIDLSKNFRVVGLFRLGSTFAADSNLVSSDTTAIQLAYQQINLGEISMGLIRLEPGANIAQVQAFLKKTYGSQLQVLTKPQLIAQEQNYWNTSSSFGVIFGFGTFMGLLVGGVVVYQVLYTDVSDHLKEYATLKAMGFSNTFILIIVVQEAILLAVSSFIPATLASTAMYAFLTSAAGIRIYMTSDKTMLVGSLTLGVCAASAAIAIRKLRDADPASVF; from the coding sequence ATGACAAGCATCAAGCGCCTCATTGGGAGATTGAGCCTGTCTGACCTGCCGATGGCATGGTTGCAACTAAAACGCCAACCTGTGCGCTACTTGGTTGCGGTGGTGGGAATTGGCTTTGCCGCACTGCTGATGTATATGCAGATCGGCTTTCAGTCGGGCTTGCTCACCAGTGCAACAACCTTTTACGAGGCATTAAATGCTGATCTAGTGCTGATCAGCCCTGGCACGCTGAACAGCGGCAGCTTTGAGCAGTTTCCACAGTCGCTGCTCTTTCGCAGCCTTGGCGTGGGAGGAGTCAAGGAGGCGATTCCTCTCTACATAGCCAACATCAGCGTTCAACGATTGGGCGACATCAAGCCCACAAGCCTAAGATTGATTGGCTTTGCACCAGATGATAAAGCGCTTGATCTCCCCGCAGTCAACGACCAGATATCGCTGATCAAGACACCAGGCTACGTACTGTTTGACGAGCTTGGCAATAACAACACGGGACCCATCACCGAAGCAGTTGAGAGCAACGGATCACAGTTCCTCAGCCTGATTGATCTATCCAAGAATTTTCGTGTCGTAGGCCTCTTCAGGCTTGGATCCACATTTGCCGCGGATAGCAATCTCGTCAGTAGCGACACGACTGCAATACAGCTTGCCTATCAGCAAATTAACCTAGGGGAAATTTCCATGGGTTTGATCCGGCTTGAGCCAGGCGCCAACATTGCCCAAGTCCAAGCCTTCCTGAAGAAAACCTACGGATCACAGCTCCAAGTTCTGACGAAGCCTCAGCTGATTGCGCAGGAACAGAACTATTGGAATACATCCTCATCCTTCGGTGTCATTTTTGGATTCGGCACGTTTATGGGCCTGCTCGTTGGCGGGGTAGTGGTTTACCAAGTGCTCTACACCGATGTGAGTGACCACCTCAAGGAGTACGCAACATTGAAGGCAATGGGCTTTTCAAATACATTCATCTTGATCATCGTTGTTCAAGAGGCAATACTGCTAGCAGTTTCTTCGTTCATCCCTGCCACCCTTGCTAGTACAGCAATGTACGCCTTTCTCACATCGGCGGCTGGCATTCGCATCTACATGACAAGCGACAAAACCATGCTTGTTGGCAGCCTCACGCTTGGCGTCTGTGCCGCCTCCGCTGCGATTGCAATCAGGAAATTGCGCGATGCCGATCCAGCATCTGTGTTCTAG